A genomic window from Quercus lobata isolate SW786 chromosome 10, ValleyOak3.0 Primary Assembly, whole genome shotgun sequence includes:
- the LOC115965897 gene encoding inositol polyphosphate multikinase beta-like, with product MLKVPNHQVAGHQAGDGKLGPLVDDSGNFYKPLQSDDRGSNEVFFYTSFSSNTNIPNHIRRFFPTFHGTQLIEASNGSGKQPHLVLQDIFSGRLNPSIIDIKIGSRTWYPQASEDYIQKCFMKDTKRSSLALGFRIDGLQIYESEGSGFWKPDRKLIHKFTAEDVRLVLRRFISSNSFAGVDPDCTFASTIYGGSGGILAQLLELKEWFEHQTIFHFYSCSVLMVCEKESVVKEMSSGAEVKLVDFAHVVEGKGIIDHNFLGGLCSLIKFISEILTCSDVHTAKASLQDP from the coding sequence ATGCTTAAGGTCCCAAATCATCAGGTTGCTGGCCACCAGGCAGGTGATGGAAAGCTTGGTCCTTTGGTAGATGATTCAGGGAACTTCTACAAGCCTCTTCAAAGTGATGATCGTGGGTCCAATGAAGTATTTTTCTATACATCGTTCTCTTCCAACACTAACATTCCAAATCACATCCGCAGATTCTTTCCTACTTTTCATGGCACTCAGCTTATAGAGGCATCCAATGGGTCTGGGAAGCAACCTCATCTTGTGTTGCAAGATATATTCTCCGGTCGCCTCAATCCATCTATCATAGACATTAAGATAGGATCCAGAACATGGTACCCTCAAGCATCAGAGGACTATATCCAAAAGTGCTTTATGAAAGACACAAAAAGATCTAGCCTTGCACTGGGGTTTAGGATAGATGGGTTGCAGATATATGAGAGTGAAGGATCAGGGTTCTGGAAGCCTGATAGGAAGCTTATCCATAAATTTACTGCGGAGGATGTTAGGTTAGTCCTGAGGCGGTTTATTTCTTCTAACTCATTTGCAGGTGTGGACCCTGATTGTACTTTTGCATCAACTATTTATGGTGGTTCTGGGGGAATTTTGGCACAATTGCTGGAGCTCAAAGAATGGTTTGAGCATCAAACgatttttcatttctattcttGTTCAGTTCTTATGGTGTGTGAGAAGGAATCAGTAGTGAAAGAAATGAGTTCCGGTGCTGAAGTTAAACTTGTTGATTTTGCACATGTCGTGGAAGGCAAGGGTATTATTGATCATAACTTCTTGGGTGGGCTCTGCTCTTTGATAAAGTTTATCTCAGAGATTCTGACCTGCTCAGACGTGCATACAGCTAAAGCTTCTCTGCAAGACCCTTGA